The Streptomyces sp. CC0208 genome window below encodes:
- a CDS encoding SDR family oxidoreductase produces MNAPHPERLLGKVVVVTGAARGQGAAEAEALAREGARVIATDVTEAPGCRLLDVTDEQRWAQLAVELRESYGRVDGLVNNAGITWRARLGQVTPDDIARVHAVNVTGPLLAIQHLSPLMPPGSSIVNVGSTAALTGHYPVAYTTSKWALRGLSKAAATELGPHGIRVNTIHPGFIETEMTASAAPAFREANIRETPLGRTGTVDEVAPLVIFLLSDDSSFITGADIPVDGGLTAHGGVKSISDALSSTAVRPAPASSAAPRPTTRHSG; encoded by the coding sequence GTGAACGCCCCGCACCCCGAGAGACTCCTCGGCAAGGTCGTCGTCGTCACCGGCGCCGCGCGCGGCCAGGGCGCCGCGGAGGCCGAGGCCCTGGCCCGCGAGGGAGCCCGCGTCATCGCCACCGACGTGACCGAGGCCCCCGGCTGCCGTCTCCTCGACGTCACCGACGAACAGCGCTGGGCACAACTCGCCGTCGAACTGCGGGAGTCGTACGGTCGGGTGGACGGCCTGGTCAACAACGCCGGCATCACCTGGCGCGCCCGCCTCGGCCAGGTGACCCCCGACGACATCGCCCGCGTCCACGCCGTCAACGTCACCGGCCCGCTTCTCGCCATCCAGCACCTGTCGCCGCTGATGCCGCCCGGCTCGTCCATCGTCAACGTCGGCTCCACCGCCGCGCTCACCGGCCACTACCCGGTCGCCTACACCACGAGCAAATGGGCGCTGCGCGGCCTGTCGAAGGCGGCCGCCACGGAGCTCGGTCCGCACGGCATCCGCGTCAACACGATCCACCCCGGCTTCATCGAAACCGAGATGACCGCCTCCGCCGCGCCCGCCTTCCGCGAAGCGAACATCCGAGAGACCCCGCTCGGCCGCACCGGCACCGTGGACGAGGTCGCCCCGCTGGTCATCTTTCTGCTGTCCGACGACTCCTCCTTCATCACCGGCGCCGACATCCCGGTCGACGGCGGCCTCACCGCGCACGGCGGCGTCAAGTCCATCTCGGACGCGCTGAGTTCGACTGCTGTTCGCCCGGCTCCTGCGAGTTCGGCTGCTCCGAGGCCGACGACGCGTCACAGCGGCTGA
- a CDS encoding fumarylacetoacetate hydrolase family protein, translating to MRFATYEHRDQRRVAVVEEDGTLLPVPGARSLTELIGSGDGLDALLDVGTASLDVPPGPHVSEVRLLPPLQPPTVRDFVTFEEHVEGVRRSVDGAGGVPEAWYDAPTFYFTNPYAVIGAHDDVPVPPGSEVLDFELEVAAVIGREGRDLTPEQARDRVIGYTVFNDWSARDLQSREMQVRLGPCKGKDTAATLGPYLVTADELEPYRDSDGFLRLALTAQVNGEVVGKDLLSNMSWTFEEMVAYASRGTVVRPGDVLGSGTCGNGGCLAELWGVRGAQSPPPLKPGDTVTLTVEGIGTVSNTVVPGKDPVPLPTARRRTRERP from the coding sequence ATGCGTTTCGCCACCTATGAACACCGGGACCAGCGCCGGGTCGCCGTCGTGGAGGAGGACGGCACCCTCCTCCCGGTCCCCGGGGCGCGCTCGCTCACCGAGCTGATCGGTTCCGGCGACGGACTCGACGCGCTCCTGGACGTCGGCACCGCCAGTCTCGACGTCCCCCCGGGCCCCCATGTGTCCGAGGTGCGGCTCCTTCCCCCGCTCCAGCCGCCCACCGTGCGGGACTTCGTCACCTTCGAGGAACACGTCGAAGGGGTACGGCGTTCCGTGGACGGCGCCGGCGGGGTGCCCGAAGCCTGGTACGACGCCCCGACGTTCTACTTCACCAACCCGTACGCCGTCATCGGCGCCCACGACGACGTCCCGGTGCCGCCGGGCAGTGAGGTCCTCGACTTCGAGCTGGAGGTCGCCGCCGTCATCGGGCGGGAGGGGAGGGACCTGACTCCCGAGCAGGCGCGGGACCGCGTCATCGGCTACACGGTCTTCAACGACTGGTCCGCGCGAGACCTCCAGTCCCGCGAGATGCAGGTCCGCCTCGGCCCGTGCAAGGGCAAGGACACAGCCGCCACGCTGGGCCCGTACCTGGTCACCGCCGACGAGCTGGAGCCGTACCGCGACAGCGACGGTTTCCTGCGCCTGGCGCTGACCGCCCAGGTGAACGGCGAGGTCGTCGGCAAGGACCTGCTGTCCAACATGAGCTGGACCTTCGAGGAGATGGTCGCCTACGCCTCACGCGGCACCGTCGTCCGCCCCGGCGACGTGCTCGGCTCGGGCACCTGCGGAAACGGCGGTTGCCTCGCCGAGCTGTGGGGCGTCCGGGGCGCGCAGTCCCCGCCGCCGCTGAAGCCGGGCGACACCGTCACGCTCACCGTGGAGGGCATCGGCACCGTCTCCAACACCGTGGTCCCGGGCAAGGATCCGGTGCCCCTGCCCACTGCCCGACGCCGTACCCGGGAACGGCCGTGA
- a CDS encoding DUF5707 domain-containing protein gives MSRRIVLSVTAGVVVLGGAGAFALAYAGDQSPALAHSTARYTAPDGDRAGSFTFTTDVTASSGVKSVKVLAWPANSSFAKQGLTAKDMAAVESAVCKPSGGDTERCTYKVTVTRADADASQRGPWHVAVLVTAKDGDTTLDTKAADFTVA, from the coding sequence ATGTCGCGTCGTATCGTTCTGTCCGTGACCGCCGGTGTCGTCGTGCTCGGTGGCGCGGGTGCGTTCGCCCTCGCCTACGCCGGGGACCAGTCCCCGGCGCTGGCGCACAGCACGGCCCGCTACACCGCTCCCGACGGGGACCGGGCCGGCTCGTTCACCTTCACCACCGACGTCACGGCGTCCTCCGGTGTCAAAAGCGTGAAGGTGCTGGCCTGGCCGGCGAACTCGTCCTTCGCCAAGCAGGGGCTCACGGCCAAGGACATGGCCGCCGTGGAGTCGGCCGTGTGCAAGCCCTCGGGCGGGGACACCGAGCGATGCACCTACAAGGTCACCGTCACCCGCGCCGATGCCGACGCCTCCCAGCGGGGTCCGTGGCACGTGGCCGTCCTGGTCACCGCCAAGGACGGCGACACGACGCTGGACACCAAGGCCGCCGACTTCACGGTGGCGTGA